The DNA window GCAAATACTATGCATGTCGTCTCGTACGAGCAGCATATCCATAGTTCCGAAGTAAAATGACTATTACAGGTTCCTTATTAGACATCACGATGGCTAATTTCATGTGTTTTAAGTTGGTGGGAGCATAAGCCTTCAACTCGCGGCTCCACATCTTAGATCGGACTATTTAGTGTTCATTGGAAAATGAGAACTTATCCTTACGTCGAATATCtaagaataaatatttatcAATATACGTTAAATtcccattttttaaaaattttaatcagTAAAAAGGTTTGAGCGATATTGAAGGAAATGAaattcaaaagttgagtttttTCAActactatatcataaatttagTTATTATTAACAAGAAAATGTGAAAATGAAGGGTTTACCATAAGAAATATCAAACCCCGGAGCACCTCGTTACAGATGTAAAACACGTTAAATGAACAGTCTCATTTACCAGAAAATGCATCTAGAATTATTTGTAATCAAATGATGGTGGTGTTGGGGCATCAAAACTCTCCAAGACCTTTGTCTTGCTTTCATCACTAGTACCTTTCTCTTCCTTCCCACCACCGAAAAGGCCACCTAAccatgaagaagatgaagatgcCGGAGATCCAGATCCCAAGCTCTCAACATTTGCAGGAGCTTGACCAGGAATTTGCCCCATTGAATATCCAGGCACACCAGGAACATTTGGTAATGGCTCCTCCATTGCTGGAAAATTCTGAGGTGCACTCATGACTTTATTTAACATGATTCCAGCTCCCTCGATCAGAGCAAGTAAGATACCACCAAACATAGCTGAACGTGAAGCAGCACCTAATCCCTGACGCATCTGTAGAAAGCCTCCTGTTGCGGCACCAGCAATGATCGAGTTCCAAGGATCCTCTTTCTGGCGGAGGTAGACCATTGTGCAATCAAATGTAGAAAAGAGTCCACCCCAAACAGCAAAACTACCACCAATGCGAGGTGCATTCATTCGAACAGCTTGAGTTCCACCAATAAGACGCTCGCCTTTTGGCGAGTTGTAGATGCCCTTCAAGAAATGGAAAGCTGAACCACCAACAGCACCCATGCCAAATGCTCCCCCAACATCATCAAGGATACGATCGGGGCAGGGTTCTCGTGATGTTTCTGGAGTCCCCATGGATCAGTCGCAAGGCGGAGTAAAAAGGAAATGAAGTTAACAGCTATTAAAGGATACAGCTCAGGCTACCTGCAGAGAAAGCAACTTGCTATATCCTTGCTACCATATAACACAAACTCCTTAGCAGCCAATCCAAATCTTTAGCAAATAGGTATAAAATTTTAACCAGTAGGATGATGACCATATGTGTGAGGAAAGCTAAAATCAGGAAAAACGTGTCTTCCAAGATTATTCGTGACTCCAACTCCCCTAATAACTGATTaacccaccaccaccaccacccaaAAACTTTCTTATAATATGGAGAGCATTAGTCATGTAAGTCTATACAATGCACAAAATAACACTAAACTAAGGTAGTGTTTGCAAATATGTCAAAAAAGTGATTATGGatttttctttataaagtttTGCACATTTGTAATAGAAAAGTTCATAATCactttttttaaacatttgCAGACACTATCTAAGTAAATCAACACGGAAGCAATTTTCTGCAGAACCTCACTAAAGTCTTTGAATTCTTTATATTATTTCAACACTTTTGTTTGTGTCAGATTTATGACAAAAAATATCCTAGGATCAAGATAGTTTTTTAGCACCAatgcaaaaaaataaagatagttATTTAACATGTATTTCACCAAATATACATCAGCAGAAGTATCACTAGGGTTTTCCACATTCAATTCTAGATCGTTCCCTACCTTGGTCAACCTGAAAAAAATTGTACGTATCCAATGAAACCCAGAAATTTAATCGAGAACATATTTCGTTTTTTAATagaaaaatttacaaatttatcCATTTGAGGTGGGATGACAGCAGCTGGTCCACTCCAATATGGATATTTGCAATCTTAACATGGGGGGAAGCAAGAGCCAACACTAACCTAGCCAAATAATTATACAGAATCTGGAATTTcacataaatcatcaaaatttatCATCCATCCACTGTCTTAATATCAATAAACGTAGAAATAAACATTAACAAAGcgctaaaatttaaaatcaactcataaaaatataaaacacaCACTTAATCAAAATCAAGCCTTTTCAGTCATAGATTACGCAACCAGAACACAATAGTGAACGAAAAAATTTCGAAACAAAAATCAGGTCTTACCTTGAATTCTCGCCGCGTAGGTGGCTGCTCTTTCGTGTGTAGAAGGAAAGGGCTTGAAAGAACAAGCAAAGAGCTGAACCACGTCTAGTTAAAACATTAGGCCTATTTCTATGGAAGCCCATAATGTTTATTTGGGCCAAAATAAATTGAACAGGCAATCCAAGCTAAAAACAGATTTATAATTGGGCTAATTTAAGCTTGACAAATAAAAAAGGTCAATGGCCCAGTGAAACCACCACACCCGAAATTTAAccccatttatttatttaattaatattaatattatataatttcaGGAGAGGAGCATGTTTTGTACTTTGTCATCTCTCTTGATATACACCACTATTTTCGTTCAACTTCTTTCGAGCCACTCCCTGCCCTAAATCCCAAATTCTTTCTcatttttgtaatattttcgAAATCTACTTGTTCACACGTATGCATGTTCATCGGGTTTCGTATAATCAGTCGTCAACTATCGATTAATTATTGATTGCCTAGTTCTTTAcaatttattttctgtttttgtgAAACTTTAACATTGTATTTGGGGTCTGAGGGAGTAACCTGGGTTTTGATGAAGAATTATTCATGGGATTCATGAAAGAGTTGATGGGTTTTCGTACATATGCCTCAACTGCGTAGCGGAGCGCGCCGAGGACACCAACCAGCTGCTGCTCGACTTGACCCGTGCCAGGATACGCAAGTGCCTGTGTTTGTACGGAGAACCAGGCAGATTGCAGGGAGGAGAGATAAGGATAAGGAAGTTGTGGTTAAGGGTGAGGTAAATGCTGCCGTTGTTTTGACGGGAACGACATCGGATAAGGCGGTAGATAGTAACAGAGTAGAGGAAGTGAAAGAAGAGGTAGGGGGAAAGAAGATGGCTGAGAATGGTAGTGGTGTGCGTGGCAGTGATAAGGGTGTGGGACCCGAGGATGAGGGAACTACCGCTCC is part of the Primulina tabacum isolate GXHZ01 chromosome 18, ASM2559414v2, whole genome shotgun sequence genome and encodes:
- the LOC142533458 gene encoding mitochondrial import inner membrane translocase subunit TIM17-2-like yields the protein MGTPETSREPCPDRILDDVGGAFGMGAVGGSAFHFLKGIYNSPKGERLIGGTQAVRMNAPRIGGSFAVWGGLFSTFDCTMVYLRQKEDPWNSIIAGAATGGFLQMRQGLGAASRSAMFGGILLALIEGAGIMLNKVMSAPQNFPAMEEPLPNVPGVPGYSMGQIPGQAPANVESLGSGSPASSSSSWLGGLFGGGKEEKGTSDESKTKVLESFDAPTPPSFDYK